TGTTGAGTCTGGATAACGTGTTCGATGATGCCGAATTTTCCGCATTTCACAAACGAGTCAGTGATAGGGTTGGTGATGTGCAATATTGCTGTGAGCCGAAGTTGGATGGTCTTGCAGTGAGTATGCTTTACCGTGATGGCGTATTGGAACGTGCAGCGACGCGCGGTGATGGTGCGGTAGGTGAAGATATCACCGAAAACGTGCGGACCATTAAATCGATTCCGTTGAAGTTGTGCGGCAGTGGTTATCCGCCACTGCTGGAAGTTCGTGGCGAAGTGTTTATGCCGCGGGCAGCGTTTGATGCACTCAATGAACGGGCTCGTGTACGTAACGAAAAAGTTTTTGTGAACCCAAGAAATGCAGCGGCAGGCAGTTTGCGACAACTTGATAGTAAAATCACTGCCTCAAGATCGCTGGCTTTTTATGCTTATGCCCTAGGGGTGGTTGAACCTGAAGGGTTTGCCATGGCAGATACCCATCGCGGTCAATTGGCGCAATTGCAGCAATGGGGCTTGCCGGTAAGCAGTGAGATTAAACTGGCGGATTCATTGGCGGAAGTAGAGGCCTATTACCAGCAGATAATGGCACGGCGTCCGACACTGGCATTTGATATTGATGGTGTGGTGTTTAAGGTCAATAGCATTGCCGCCCAGCAAGCATTAGGTTTTGTTGCTAAGGCACCTCGTTGGGCCATTGCGTATAAATTTCCAGCACAGGAAGAGATGACAGTGTTGGAAGGTGTTGATTTTCAGGTGGGACGTACCGGGGCGGTGACGCCTGTGGCGCGCTTAAAGCCGGTGTTTGTCGGTGGTGTCACGGTGTCCAACGCCACATTGCATAATGCCGATGAAATAGAACGTTTAGGCGTGAAAGTGGGGGATACTGTTATTATTCGGCGCGCAGGGGATGTGATCCCTCAAGTGGTCGCTGTAGTGCTGGAAAAACGTCCCGAATATGCTGAAGCTATTCAATTCCCCCACGATTGCCCAGTGTGTGGTTCATTGGTTGAACGTATTGAAGGCGAAGCCGTTGCGCGTTGTACCGGAGGTTTGTTTTGTAAGGCTCAGCGGAAAGAGGCAATCAAGCATTTTGCATCTCGAAAGGCGATGGATATTGATGGGCTTGGCGATAAAATTGTTGAGCAGTTAATCGATAAAGAACTGATCGAAAGTCCGGCGGATCTGTTTCGTCTCAGTGTCTCTACGCTAGCATCGCTTGAACGCATGGGCATTAAATCTGCGGAAAACCTCAAAGTGGCATTGAACGCAGCTAAAACCACAACACTATCCAAGTTTTTGTATTCTTTGGGGATCCGTGAGGTTGGCGAAGCGACTGCGGCCAATCTTGCCCATCATTTTAAAACGTTAGACGCACTGCGACAGGCAAGTGTTGAACAGTTAATGGCGGTGGAAGATGTGGGCAATGTGGTGGCGCAGCACGTGGTACATTTTTTTGCACAGCCCCATAACCAACAGGTAATCGATACCTTAATTAGTGCTGATATTGGTGTGCACTGGCCTATGATTGAAACGCCAGATGAAGAAGCGCAACCGCTTAAGGGCCAGACCTGGGTCCTCACGGGGACGCTCACCCAATTTAGCCGCAGTGATGCTAAAGCCAGGTTAGAAGCGCTGGGTGCCAAGGTGGCGGGCAGCGTGTCAAAAAATACCGATTGTGTGGTTGCCGGTGAAGCCGCCGGCTCTAAGTTAACCAAAGCTACCGAGTTAGGGGTGCGGGTTATAGATGAGCAGCAATTGGTGGCGCTTCTCAATGATTGACATCCCATATTTAAGCAACTGACTTGAAAAAGCCCAGCGGCAGCGCCATGTCATCTGTTCCTGACCCCAAACACCCGGAATTGAGATGTTCAGAATAGAGGATGTTCACTGGCTTGATGATCATGGACATGTGCGTCCCCCGCTGATGTTGTACCTATTGTTGCTGTTTCTGGCGCGGGGCTGGGCAATCTTTGTGATGTCACTGACGATTGCCAGTGACCGTTCTGAACTGGTGAAATTATTCTATCCTGATCGGTCAGACTTTTTGATCGCGCTGGCGGCAGGTAGTGGTGCGGTTTTCGCGTTTTTTCTGGTTATCGCTGAACGTCGGCGTAAACCTTTATGGTTGAGACCGTTATTTGGGTCTTTGCGGCTGCTACTGGCAGTGTTGCTGACAGTAGAAGCGGTTTTGTTAGTGATACGACTTAGTCATCTCACTTTCTTATTCGACTGGCCCATGGCATTAGATGGTTTATTGCTGTTTTGGTCAGCCATTTATCTGTATCACTCTCGTCATCTAAAAGCGTATGTGGCTGATTGGCCTCTCGGGGAATAACTACCAATACAGATAGGTTTGCTCCTGAACTATTTTCATCCAAAGCATCAGCGATATCATATTTTTATTGAAAAAAGCTTCCGTATTCAATCGGTTGAACTATAGTTGTAAAATTCTCGTAATATTTACCTGATTGATATCAACACAATCGTTTGCGATAGGGGAATTAAGTGGCTA
This portion of the Shewanella yunxiaonensis genome encodes:
- the ligA gene encoding NAD-dependent DNA ligase LigA, with the protein product MQLTTEQEIDQLIREINEHNIRYYVDDNPSIPDAEYDRLMRRLQSLEAENPQLLRADSPSRRVGGAALAKFEQVTHLKPMLSLDNVFDDAEFSAFHKRVSDRVGDVQYCCEPKLDGLAVSMLYRDGVLERAATRGDGAVGEDITENVRTIKSIPLKLCGSGYPPLLEVRGEVFMPRAAFDALNERARVRNEKVFVNPRNAAAGSLRQLDSKITASRSLAFYAYALGVVEPEGFAMADTHRGQLAQLQQWGLPVSSEIKLADSLAEVEAYYQQIMARRPTLAFDIDGVVFKVNSIAAQQALGFVAKAPRWAIAYKFPAQEEMTVLEGVDFQVGRTGAVTPVARLKPVFVGGVTVSNATLHNADEIERLGVKVGDTVIIRRAGDVIPQVVAVVLEKRPEYAEAIQFPHDCPVCGSLVERIEGEAVARCTGGLFCKAQRKEAIKHFASRKAMDIDGLGDKIVEQLIDKELIESPADLFRLSVSTLASLERMGIKSAENLKVALNAAKTTTLSKFLYSLGIREVGEATAANLAHHFKTLDALRQASVEQLMAVEDVGNVVAQHVVHFFAQPHNQQVIDTLISADIGVHWPMIETPDEEAQPLKGQTWVLTGTLTQFSRSDAKARLEALGAKVAGSVSKNTDCVVAGEAAGSKLTKATELGVRVIDEQQLVALLND
- a CDS encoding DUF2919 domain-containing protein, whose amino-acid sequence is MFRIEDVHWLDDHGHVRPPLMLYLLLLFLARGWAIFVMSLTIASDRSELVKLFYPDRSDFLIALAAGSGAVFAFFLVIAERRRKPLWLRPLFGSLRLLLAVLLTVEAVLLVIRLSHLTFLFDWPMALDGLLLFWSAIYLYHSRHLKAYVADWPLGE